GTAGTTGTATTACTTTTGAATTGATAGAAGATTGTGACTGTTGCAGATGCAGAACACCAGGCCAGAGTTACTCTTTTTCTAATTAATACCGTGTTTTCCTACATGACTCCTGGGCTTGAGCCTACCTTCTGGAAAGCCTTGAGCTTACCTTCTGGAAATAATTCTGCAGCATTAAAAGACATACAATAAATCTGCATAGCAGAGACACGCATATGGTGACACGCAGGATCCCAAAGGCTTTAAACCATGATCCTACAAACTAAAATTTGAGTTCCACTGACTGGACAGTAGTTCTTACGACTGGGAGGATCAGAGATTAGCAGACAGATGGAACCTTTTTAGGCTGGAGAAGGGAGGGGGGAAAACAAAAGTGGCATAATATAAAATCAGAGCCAGGGGGGTGAGCCCTGGGTGAGGGGCACTCACCTCGAGGGTCCACCTGGGTGAGGTAATAGAGGATGCAGGCGCCGTCCCCGTTGGCCTTGATCAGGTACCCGGTCTGCAGGGACACGGCCCTCACGAAATCCTTGCGGGGTGGGTATTTCTGTGGGGAGATTCCAGCACCTCagagcctgcccagccctgcctgtgcccacagacagccctgccaggcctgggggcagccagggctcacCGGGTGCTTGACGCTGTAGTTGATGATCATGTAGTCATtgcccaggggcagccaggAGCGCAGCGTGACGAAATCCCGGTTCTTCAGGGGGCTGGGGCACTTCCCTGCGGGCAGATCCCATTAGCCCCGGCCCCACGGCCTCACACACACTcaggaggctggggaggggccCGAGGGTCTCGGGGGTGCTCACAGGAGTAGTATCCCACATCAGCGTTGACGGTGAGGCGGCCGATGTCGTAGGTCTCGATCATGTTGGAGTCCCACTTGCTGCGGTAGCGGGTGTCGTGCAGCACGTCATAGAGCGTCTCTGCAGGGACATCCTTGCACGAGATGCGGGTCTGTGGGGAGAggggcagcaccagcctgggctgtgcccactttgggctgtcccctgtccctgggccATGGAGAATGGCACCAGGATTTTGGGCTgtccctctgccatggaggaTGGCACCAAGATTTCGGGCTgccccacatccctgtgccatggaGGATGGCACCAGCACTTTGGGCTGTTCCTGTGCTATGGAGGATGGCACGAGGACTTTGGgctgttccctgtccctgtgccatggagGATCCACCAGGGCTTTGGACTGTCCCAtatccctgtgccatggagGATGGCACCAGGACTTCGAGCTGTCCCATATCCTTGTGCTATGGAGGATGGCACCAGGATTTCAGGCTCTCCTGTTTCCCTGTGCCATGGAGGATGGCACCAGCACTTCgggatgtcccctgtccctgtgccatggagGATGGCATGAGCACTTTGGGCTGtcccgtgtccctgtgccatggagGATGCAGGACAGTCCCTGCTGCGGGACACCCCCGGAGCCACCGCGGGGCTGGAATGACCCTCACATCGATGATCCCTCTGGTCCAGGCTTTGGTGCCTGTCCCCTACCCCATGTCCTTGCAGGGCAAACAAAGGTGTGCCCGTGTACTTCATGGTAGTTTTGGGTGTGGGGTCCTATCCTGGCGGGTTTCAGGCCCACTTTAGGGGGGTTTTGTGTCCACCCCCGGGGGGTTTCAGGCCCACTCTAGGGGGGTTTCAGAGCCACTCCTTGGGGGTGTTTGGGCTCTCTCCCGGAGGGTTTCGTGTCCGCTCCCCGGGGCTGTCGGGCCCGGCTGTAACCGGAGCCGCGGAGCTGCGCCAGCCGTGCATTATTGATGAAGGCGGCCGCCCTGCTCCTCGGAGCGCCGGCAGGAGGGAGATGTCATCTGCTCCTCGTTAGAGCCCTTGCATCTTTGATGAGGCGCCGTGTAAGCGGAGATGGCCCTGTAAGCGTGGCAGGTGCCATCAATCTCGGGCCAGCTTtccctggggatggatggaCTCGTGCCCAGGGCGGCTCGGAgatgtgctgcagtgcccagggcaccGGGGGAGGGTGGCAGCACCCAGCCCgctcctcctgctctcccctccctgcctgcagcgggggctgcaggtgctgctgctgcagggtgagGGAATTTTCCAGCTGCAAGTGGAGCTCGTGGGCCTCCAGGAAACTCTGGGTGTCACAGAGGGACCGTCGCAGCCTTGCAGCCCCAAATTCTCCGCTAAAGCCTGTGCACCACCCCCTGCAGGCTCGGATGAacggccctgcctggcacagcagcagggatgggcaaagcacagagcccagacCCATCCACAGGGAATTCGCGTGGGAAAAATCCatagctgcagctgctcagggaatCTGAGGTAATTAACTCTCTCGGTTAATGGACACACCGAGGCTCTCTTGAtcccaagggagctgtgcagctcAGGCTGCATCCCATGTTATGGGAAAggggctctgggcagtgccaaCACCTGCACCGTGCCCAGGTCctctccagggcagggaaaccCCCACGATTGCCCTGAACCAGGCTGGTGATGCTCCCCGACTGCCCCAGACCTACCTGTTCTGGGGTCCCATCCCTGTGGGCTCAGCGGTGGCAggggagacagagctgcagcccctctgcatGTGGGGTCAGTGGTGGCAGGGGGGATAGAACTGCAGCCcccatgccaggctgggctccaggggctcctgccagcctgtcctggtcactctgagcagcatcCACCTCTCCAGTCCAGATCTCACCATGGGAAGCCCTGTCCAAGGCTGGAtctgcccacagacacagagccAACCTCTCCCTGCAGAGGCTGCTCAGGCAGGATTTACCCTTGGCAGGTCCTTGCTGCTGTCACCGCTGCCCTCCTCCTTCAGGACACGGCTTCCAGGAGCACATTCTCCGTGTCCTTCCCAGCGACTGAGGTGAGACAGCAGCCCACAGTGACACCCTGGAGCTTCCTTTTGGgacagaaatgggatttttgccTCTTCCCAGGTCAGGGACCTGCTACAGTCACCAGGACTTTTCAGAGAGGTGCTGGCCTGGCCCCTCAGCACCCCTTAATCCTGTGCATGCCCAGCTGGTTTAAATGCTCCCTGACCCAGGTGCAGAAGCTCTTCCTGgctcacagcagcagggaaatgtgaattggagctgcagccctgctgagactgctgctccagaccctggccctgcagggtctctgtccagggcagcagtgagTGCCCAGCTTCTCCTcatgtcccagctgcaggagagctTCTGCAGGGGCAAGAGCCTCTTCCAGAGCCTTTCCCCCTCCTCATCACCTCCCCGGGGCTGTGGTGACACTGCTGGGTGAActctaaccttaaccctaatgCTCTCCAACAgctgggctgccctgcagctcgGATATTCTGAACACtctccagcagctgggctgccctgcagctcgGATGTTCTGCATGGAGAACAGaatgctctctgcagctgccatgCAGGTCAGATGTTCTGCCTCTCCTCACTCTGGCAggtcccatccctgcccaggggTCGGGATTCTTGGTGCCAGAAAAGCCAAAGTCCAGGATGCCCACCCTGGGCTCACCCcgtgccccctgcagcccctcctggcgTGCCCAGGGTCACCTGGCAGTGCCTCTGCGGCTGTGCAGATCAACCAAAAGGTACCTGAGGGATGGCTGAAcctcctgtccctctgcagcaccccagctccagcccctggcaggtgACAAACCTCCCAGAACAGcacctggggctgccacaggaTCTCACCCATGGGGATGGGAGGggactgcagagccaggcaagggacactggggacacatccCATGAGCCCGTCTgggggctccagcagggccatctCTATAATGTGACTGATCCCAGCAGTTTGGAGAGCGGGATAGCCCCCAGtgagcagcaggatgggggaTCCCATCGGGTGCAGCCCCAAGGTGAGCACAGGATGCTGTGGGGATCTGGGACAGCCCCATGTGAGCACAGGatgctgtggggacaggaggcagccccaggtgagcagTAGGatgctgtggggacaggaggcagccccaggtgagcacaggATGGGGGAACTCAGCGGGtgcagccccaggtgagcagcAGGATGGGAGATCCAGCCGGGTGAAGCCCCGGGCCGGCAGTaggagccagagcagcagccGGGAAGCATCTTCGGCTCTaaccctgccagccctggaattCGGGGCAGAAACACCCCCAGGAAGGCCGGGCTGGCATCCCTAGCACGGGGCAGCCCCCAGGGACCCTCGGGAGCAGCTGGGCACACGGCTGGGGTAGGGAAAGCTCTGCTTACCTTGATTTTCTGCACGGTGCAGCTCTCCTCCTGGCCCTGGCTCCACACGGTCACGCCAGCCTTGTTGTAGCGGCAGTGCCAGCCCTCCAGGCTCTCGCACTGATCCCTGAAGGAGCTGAAGTCGGAGTCATCGGGGATATAAACCATCTCCCCTCCTCTGGAcatggggctgagctgctgcctgcctgcGGGCAGCCTCTGCCTCACCCCCCGGGACACCCggccctgccctggagctctgtgctcGCTGGGTGCCCGGGCAGCTCACAtcgccctgccagccccagcccgagCCCCCGGAGCGGGCCGGGCAGGCCGGGCCGAGCGCTGCGGGCGGCCCGCGGGGCCTGGAGGCTCCTTGTGGCCGGGAGCTCCTTGGGGCCGGGAGCTTCTTGGCTGCAGTCGCTATCGCAGCTCCGGCAGCAGCTCGGGTGTCCTCCCGGGCCGcctcagcagcatcacatttcTCTGGGCTGGCCGGCAGCTCCTCTATTATTCAGCAGGTAGCAGCGCGCAGGTGGCTCGGCTTTCAGGGCACGGCTGCCCCcggccccccgagccccccgggctgccaccctgctgtcccctggccGCTTCCCCGCAATCTGTGTGCCTGACTGTGCAGCAGCGGCTGCCCGGAGCGATCAGCTGATGCCgggagcagcagagggatgTGGGCCAGGCAGGGGCACGGCCCAGCGCACAGGGCCCGGCTCTCAGCCCGCCCCGGGGCTTGGAGGGAAGGGATTCGTGAGGGAAGGTGGGCCTTGCTGGGCTCACAGCGCTCTGCGCTGTcgcagacatgttttatgaaaaatcctttcctctaggatttttcctcctgagaatctgagatgcctcaggaacaaaatgtaaacaatggttatctgctgctgtggaatgcaacaggtgcatctgtgattggtctcatgtggttgtttctaattaatggccaatcacagtctgctggctcggacagagagcccgagccacaaaccttcgttatctttctttcctttctattcttagcttagctaaccttctgagatgaaagcttttcttctattcttttagtatagttttaatgtaatatatatcataaaataataaatcaagccttctgaaacatggagtcaacattcttgtctctttcttcaacataagacccctgtgaacactgtcacactgcACCCCCGGGGTGTCCAGCCCCCTGCCACCATGAGCACAGGAAACGTCAcccagggctcagcccagcctgcaAGGATGGATTTGCCCAcctcagtgccacagctgtgcattgaccgtgttcacaggggttcttggatgaggggagagacgaTGATCTcattccatgtttcagaaggcttgatttattatttttgttatatatattacattaaaactatactaaaagaatagaagaaaaggtttcatcagaaggccagctaagaatagaaaagcaaGAACGTTAACAAAGCTTCTGTCTCAGGCAGAGAGTtggagccagctgactgtgattggccattaattagaaacaaccacatgaggccaatcacagatgcacctgttgcattccacagcagcagataaccattgtttacattttattcctgaggcatctcagcttctcaggaggaaaaatcctaaggaaaggatttttcatgaaaagatgtctgcgacactgtGCCACCTCCCCAGGATGAAATAGTGATtctgctgcccagcctggagctgcagtgaaTGTCCCTTGTCCCTGGGTACCAGTTGTGCCCTACTGAGAGGGACTGGCTCTGCCCCCAGGGCACCTGCAGGATGCTGGTAGATCCCAACCCAGctctcccccagctccagccctgccagcagcatctgctgctccttttccagCCCCTCCATCTCTCCCTGGACTGGGAACCACTCTGAGCACAGGGCTTGGGGTTCCTTGGTGCTGCCAGGAGCACCCAGGCTGGGGCCACATCCTCCTGTGCTGTCCATTTGTCCATTCTCCTCTCCAGAACCTTATCCAGGACCTCTCACTGGGATCGTGCTCAGCACCTGGGCCCCAGCCTGCCTCACACCTGGGGTTATGTTGCCCATCCTGTTGATGTCCACAAGGTTTCTCTtgattggaattttgggattcttGAAGCCCACCTGGAAGGACGCTCCACCACTCTCACACCCCTTCCCCTGGATCAGCCTCAcctgcaaggccaggctgcaACTCcctcctcatccagcctggGATGAGCTTTGGGAACAGCCCTGGTGCTGACCCTGAGAAAGCATCCCTTGGGCACTGAGAAATGGGGGCAAACTCCTgggaaggagagcagggaggcacctggggagcagcagctgctcccagagggcagaggctgcttgaggctgccctgctgctccccgggcacccaggctgtccctggggctgtgccacagccggggcagggctggcagtgccacccagggcacagctggcagtgccacccgGCTAGGCTGCTCAGGGTAGTGCTTGCAGTGCCATCCagctggggatgctccaggcaaggcaaggctggcagtgccacccggctaggctgctcagggcagggctggcagtgccacccagggcagggctggcaatGCCACGCTCCATTAAGGAGCTGCTGCAATGGAGGGGAGGGGCAGATCCCAGCTTGGAAGGACCttggggtggccttggggccgtggagcagctctggccatgcagatTTATGGCCCAGAGCTGTCCAGCCCCGTCCTGCAGTGTGCTGTGAGTATGTCCCTGTGCAGGGGGAAATTGTCCCCAGGTACAGCCTGGAGGGGCCTCCTGTGGGTGGGATCCAAGCTGGGGGCTCTGGAGCTCCCAAGGTGTCCATGGGGTGAGAGCAGGGAGGGCACTGCAGTCCTGGCatggaggagcagcacagcagcactgaggtggaaccagccctgctctgcacctcGGAGGTGTCAGCATTTCTCTCCCTGGCTCTTCCAGCTGGAAACTCGAATGGAAAGttctttcttcccttctgcagcagctctgggttgGTGCTCAAGCTGGAAAGTTGcacagccagccaggagctgctgctcaccaCCACATCCCCCTGCAAACCTCCAGCTGTGTCaaagacatcttttatgaaaaatcctttccttaggatttttcctcctgagaagctgagaggcctcaggaacaaaatgtaaacaacgattatctgctgctgtggaatgcaacaggtgcatctgggattgggccatgttggatgtttgtaactaatggccaatcacagcccagctggctcggacagagagtccatgccacaaacctttgttatcattccttcctattctattcttagccggccttctgatgaaatcctttcttctattcttttagtatagttttaatataatatacataataaaataataaatcaagccttctgaaacatggagtcaacatcctcatctcttccctcatcctcggtccctgtgaacaccgttatagcacagctgggctgagctgggctcccaTGGCCCACCTGGAACACTCAGGGCTCCAATCAACCCCTTCACCATCACCTTTGGCTCTTCTGGAGCCAAGGTTTGGGTCTGGGagtgctctgggagctgcccaAGGGAGGAGGAAGGTCAGTGCAGCAATGCTAACAACATTAACACTATCTCTGTCACATCTTGTTTAACTTctcctcatggagctgctgggtgagtCCAGAgaggccatggagatgctccagggctggagcccctctggagccaggttgggagagctgggggtgctcacctggagaggagaagctccagggagagctcagagcccctgccagggcctgaaggggctccaggagagctggagagggactggggacaagggctggagggacaggacacagggaatggctcccactgccaggggcagggatggatgggatattgggaatgaggaattgttccctgtgagggtgggcaggccctggcacagggtgcccagagcagctggggctgcccctggatccctggcagtgtccaaggccaggctggacattggggctggagcagcctgggacagtgggaagt
The Zonotrichia albicollis isolate bZonAlb1 chromosome 15, bZonAlb1.hap1, whole genome shotgun sequence genome window above contains:
- the LOC102067572 gene encoding START domain-containing protein 10 isoform X3 → MELFPLPGCWDSLAHTRISCKDVPAETLYDVLHDTRYRSKWDSNMIETYDIGRLTVNADVGYYSWKCPSPLKNRDFVTLRSWLPLGNDYMIINYSVKHPKYPPRKDFVRAVSLQTGYLIKANGDGACILYYLTQVDPRGSLPKWVVNRVSQFVAPKAMKKIYKAGLKYPEWKRRHDPGYKPWVYPEQNTLPSVSLAELSVQHAESLENIDETGLPEEHLSTSDHEA
- the LOC102067572 gene encoding START domain-containing protein 10 isoform X1, translating into MGQSKALVDPPWHRDREQPKVLVPSSIAQEQPKVLVPSSMAQGCGAARNLGAILHGRGTAQNPGAILHGPGTGDSPKWAQPRLVLPLSPQTRISCKDVPAETLYDVLHDTRYRSKWDSNMIETYDIGRLTVNADVGYYSWKCPSPLKNRDFVTLRSWLPLGNDYMIINYSVKHPKYPPRKDFVRAVSLQTGYLIKANGDGACILYYLTQVDPRGSLPKWVVNRVSQFVAPKAMKKIYKAGLKYPEWKRRHDPGYKPWVYPEQNTLPSVSLAELSVQHAESLENIDETGLPEEHLSTSDHEA
- the LOC102067572 gene encoding START domain-containing protein 10 isoform X2, with amino-acid sequence MSRGGEMVYIPDDSDFSSFRDQCESLEGWHCRYNKAGVTVWSQGQEESCTVQKIKTRISCKDVPAETLYDVLHDTRYRSKWDSNMIETYDIGRLTVNADVGYYSWKCPSPLKNRDFVTLRSWLPLGNDYMIINYSVKHPKYPPRKDFVRAVSLQTGYLIKANGDGACILYYLTQVDPRGSLPKWVVNRVSQFVAPKAMKKIYKAGLKYPEWKRRHDPGYKPWVYPEQNTLPSVSLAELSVQHAESLENIDETGLPEEHLSTSDHEA